A window of [Clostridium] innocuum genomic DNA:
GCTTCGCCATATAGAGCAGTGGGCAAAGCCAAAGCGCGTTCATACACCACTTGCACAGTTTTCAGCAAAAAGCTGGACGCAGTTTGAGCCTTATGGGGTAGTTCTGGTAATGGCGCCGTGGAATTATCCGTTCCAGCTTTCACTGGAGCCGGCGATTGGCGCGATAGCGGCAGGGAATACGGTCATCATCAAGCCGAGTGCCTATGCGAGCGCAACCTCTGCCATCATCGCAAAGCTGATTCGCCGTTGCTTTCCCAGTGAATATGTGGCAGTGGTTGAGGGAGGCCGCCGTGAAAATACAGAGCTGCTGGAGCAGCGCTTTGATTATATCTTTTTTACCGGCGGAGTAGAGGTCGGCCGTCTGGTCATGGAAAAGGCCAGCAGATATCTGACACCGATCACGCTGGAGCTTGGCGGTAAAAGTCCATGCATTGTAGATAGGAGCGCAAATTTGAAGCTGGCTGCCCGCCGTATTGCGTTTGGGAAGTTCCTGAATGCGGGACAGACCTGTGTTGCCCCGGATTATGTATATGTAGAGGCATCGGTGAAAAATGAGTTTCTGGCTTATCTGCAGGACAGTCTGCATACCTTTTTTCAGGGAAGTGCCATGGATTGTGCAACCTATCCGAAAATCATCAATAAAAAGCATTTTGACCGCCTTTGTGCACTCATGCAGGAGGGAAGCATCTGTATGGGCGGAGCCATCCGTGAAGAAACGTGTCAAATCGAGCCAACGGTAATTGAGAATATCTCATGGGACAATGCCATCATGCAGGAGGAAATCTTTGGTCCGCTGCTTCCGATACTGACCTTTACGGATCTGGATGAGGTTATACAGACACTTCTGGATAAGGAAAAACCTCTGGCATTGTATCTGTTCAGCGAGCAGAAGCAGAATCAGCACAGGGTGTTGTCAGCTCTTAGCTATGGGGGCGGCTGCATCAACGATACGATTATTCATCTGGCAACGAGTGCGATGGGCTTTGGCGGTGTTGGTCAAAGCGGGATGGGAAGCTATCACGGCTATGACAGCTTTCAAACCTTCTCTCACTGCAAGAGTATCGTAAAAAAAGCGAACTGGATCGATCTGCCTTTTCGCTATCACCCCTATACAACATGCAAGCAGCGCCTGGTGCGTCTGTTTCTGAAGTAGGTGTTTATGCGTCAGAGAAAGCTAACGGTCATCCTGCTTTGCATCCTGCTATTGCTGTATGCGGGAAATGCGCTTGTGCAGGCGTTTAACCGCGAGGACGGCATACCGATTATCGGCTATCACCATATTGTTCCGGATGCTGATAAACAGGCCTTCTTCCCGAACAACATGTGGGTGATCTCCCTCTCTGATTTTGAACGGCAGATGCAGCTGTTAAAGGAAGAGGGCTACCACAGTGTGACACTGGAGGATGTATATGCCTGGAAGATGGGGAAGAAAGATTTGGATGAGAAAAGTATTGCCATCACCTTTGATGACGGATTTTATTCAACGACGAAATTTGCACAGCCGGTATTGAAGCGCTATGGCTTTACCGGCTCGGTATTCGTGATTGGCTCGGCTATTGATGAGCAGCACGGTCCCTATGATCCTAAGCTTCGCCAGCATGCTTCCCATGCGGATATGCAGGATGAACGTGTGCTTCAGTATTTCTCACATTCCTATGATCTTCATCATAAGAATGCGGATGGCTTTCGCATCGATCAGCTAAACGATGAACAGCTGCAAAGGGATACGGAGCAGGCCGCAAAGCAGGGCTCTATCACCTATTACGCATATCCGTATGGGAAATATAATAAAAGAATACAGAAAATTCTAAAGGATAACGGCACGCGCCTTGCCTTTGGATACAATGAGAACCGCAAAGCAAAACGCAGTGATGATTCCTATGCACTGCCGCGGTTTAATGTCAACGCCTATACCAGACTGGATGTATTCCGCGCCATGCTGGAAAGCAAGTAAGAAAAAAACACAGATTTTCCCTCCACCATTGTGATACGCCTATGTTGGGCATCGGACATTTGCATATAGTGGATTGAGATGGATGAAATCTCATATAAAGGAGGAAATCTTACATGTATAACTCAAGATGCAATTGTTCTTCCAACAGCGGACGCGGGTCTTCCTGCGCACGCAATGGAGAAAGAATTCTGGTAAACCAGTCCGGCTGCAATACGGAAAGCCGTTCCCGCTGTTCCTGTGTCAACACCTACCGTCCTGGCTGCGGTGGTAATCATGGCAGCTGCGGCTGTCATCACCATGACAATGACTGCGGTTGTGGAAGCAATGGAAACTCTCATGGCTGTGGCTGCGGCAATCACCGTCCGTGTCCGCCAAGACCATGCCCGCCAAGACCGTGTCCACCAAGACCATGCCCACCAAAACCGTGTCCGCCAAAACCATGTCCACCGAGACCATGCCCGCCAAGACCGTGTCCGCCACGCCCTAGCTGTGAGGACCGCTGCCGTGAGCAGTATCGCCGCTGCATGAGAAACTGCCGACTGCGTGATGATGATCTGCGTGAGGATTATGCGGAAGCATTCGACTATGATGAAACAGATAGAAAATACGAAGAGTACGAAGAATACGAAGATTAACAGCTGATTCCTTTTTCAGGCGATTCATATAACAAACGGACTCCTGCATGTATTGCAGGGGTCTTTACGTATTATGGGAATTTGCATATTTGGCGAATTATAATTATTTCCAGTTATATGTATAAACCGTCATGTTGAGAGGGGAAGAAAAGCAGAAAGAAAACACAGAAGATCTGCAGGGGATTTTCAAATATCGATGAATAAAAGTTCATTTCTGCAGGTTGTCTAAAATACTTTCCGGATACACGATATGTTCACATTATATACAGTATTCATATATCCATCTTTGCGATTTGTCTTTCAGAATATCTTTGGACATTTTTATTTGATAGGGGAGTTGAGAATGGTTTGAAGATCTAGTTGTATTTCTATCGGCATTTGTGATACCCTTGCGATACGAAAAAAAGGAGGGGCAGCCCATGAAAAAACATATACAAACCATAATGATGATGTATGCATCTCAATCACAAAAGCCCCGGCCTTTCTGCATGTCACTCTGAGCGATATTTTCTTCGCATTCCTATAGAATTTTAACACATGGCACCTTTTTCTATATCATGATGCACAAGTCTGTCAATTATCAGCGGACATTGTTGCGGCTACTTCATTTGCCATAAAAATAACAGTGACAGAGGATCACCCGATCATATTCCTGAAGCAAAACATGAAAAAGGAAAGAAGGGATAAGACCATGCGTGAAACTCAAAAATTGCTTCTGTTATAACAAAGTATTTATGAGATAAATATAAGAGGGGGACAATGAAAAGATGGAAGGGGATGTAGTTGGGCTGTGAAGTATCGATCAAATAGGTCATTGTACATCTGTTTTATTGAGTGATATGCTGCCTGATAAGATATTTACAACAATGGTGGTGCAATTTAAATGCAATTCTTTTAATTTGTACTGAAAGAAGTGTGTATGTATAAATAAGCATGTTGTACAGACTTTGAAAAATCATCCAGTTGTTATTGTATGAATAATATAAAAGCTTATCGATGCTTAGAAAATTCAGTGTATAACATAGCAAATAGAGCGATTACATGTAACACAATGGACAAATATCCTTTGAATAGAGAAGTAGAAGTCGTTTCGCTAACATGTATTTAATCGAAAAGGTGTTTAAATGGGTATCTTTTTCATGAAAGGGAGTATCAAACGTTAAATGGTAGGGGATTTGTTATCGACGCCGGAAAAAGTTTATCCATCAGATGTTGAAGGATATGAATATGAAAATAGAAACGATGAGTTCCCTATATACATAGCATACTTTATTCTTTTTGATATATGTCAGTATGGACCGCTTTCGAGAATAAAACATCACGGTCTGGAATCAAAAGGCGAATGATGATATGATAACGTCAGAATACAGCATACAACTGAGGCGAAAAGGAGTGTTAGCGATATGAATATTTTACTTTTTGGTGTTCCCAATGTTGGAAAAACAACAACCGGTAAATTATTGGCAGACAGATTAGGATATGACTTTCATGATATAGATGAGGAGATTAAGCAGCGCTATAACATAACGATTGAGGAATTTGTTGGCATCGGGACAATTGAAGAAAGAGATGAAAAGAGGGGAAGGATTATTTGTGAATTGGTAAAGCGTAAAAATAACAAGGTGGTGTCCGTAACATCTATATCATATCCTGATTATTTTAAAGAGATTTTGAAAAGGGATGATGTTTTGGCAATCGAACTGAAGGATACGGTTGAGAATATTTATAATCGTTTGATTTTTAGTGATGAAAATGATCATATCTATGTAGATGATGAATATAAAAATGCACATCGTGATTATTATCTAAGCGAAATTTACAAGGATCGGGTATGGTACGGCAGTGTGTATACCATTATTGAAGCAAAATATGATATGATGGGGCAGTCACCTGAGGATGTTGCAGATGGGATAATCAAAAAATTTCACCTATAAAGGAGCTGCAAGGGAGCAGTGTCTGTTCATCATGCAAAAGTCTGCATCATGCAGCGTAAGGATATTTTCTTTGAGACTTCAACATATAGAAATAATGCCCTTTCTTATGAAGATTTATACAGAGGTATTACGCAAAAGCGTTAAATATACTATAATTACGTTATATCGCATTTAGAAAGATACCTAGGCAATATCAAAGCGATAGAAATAGAAGTGGAGTCTTTTATAGAATTCACTTCTTTTTGTATTCACTATTCTTAAAATAGCAGTTCCATCATATATTCCGAAAGGATATAAGTATTGAGTAAGCTCGATTATGTCAATAAGTGGTAAATAGGTGACTGCTTTTATTTTTTACCTCATGAAGAAATCCAGCTTGCAACTCGGGAGTTTATTCATTCATGACAATTTCATTTCACTGTGTTAGAATGAAGCTAGTCATAGGAGGAATGAATTATGGATAGAGCAGTAACCACCTTGTTTATGCTGATGTCAGTAGATGGGAAAATCAGTACCGGGTCATCGGATGAAATGGATGTCGATAAAGACTTTCCTAATATAACCGGCGTTAAGGAGGGACTTCATCAATATTATGAATTTGAACAAATGAGTGATCTATGGTCCTTTAATACCGGTCGAGTTCAGCAGAAAATGGGAGTAAATGAAGAGGATTTCCCGGCAAAATCGCCTGTATCCTTTGTGTTGCTGGATAATCATCATCTAACGGAGCACGGCATTCGGTATTTCTGTCAGTTGTCCAAGGAATTTGTGTTGATTACACAAAACCCCGCACATCCGGCATTTTTAGTAAAGGAAGATAATTTACACATCATCATGCAGGATACGTTGGATCTGGCAGGCGCTTTGAAAATTTTAAAAGAGGATTATGGATGCAGTCGATTAACGGTACAGTCAGGAGGTACCTTGAACGGACTTTTTTTGAGGAAGAAATTGCTGGACTATATAGATATTGTTGTTGCCCCGATATTGATTGGCGGAAAAGATACTGCAACACTGATTGACGGAGCTTCCATCACATCTGTAGATGATTTGCATGCATTGGGAGTACTGAAGCTGGAAGCGTGTGATGTACTGAAAAATTCGTATATTCGCCTAAGATATAAAGTGATCAATTGAAAAGCTGGTCGGTTTAAAATGTCAGTATTTTAGTATATAGGCGCTATGGCGAAAAGACGGCACACTTTCTTTTATGGATACTGTAACAGCATATGCAATAGGAGGGCTGTTTCACTTGGCTGTATTGGTTAGGCAGTGCTTGTTGTTGATGGTACTTTGACAGCATAAAAAATTTTAGAATTACGGAGGATAACAAAATGAAAATCATGGAAGCAATAGATAGAAATCCAACACTGACAGGGCAGCTGCTAGAGGTGTGGGAAAGCTCTGTAAAAGCAACCCATCTCTTCCTGTCAGAGGAAGAAATAGAAAATATTAAGAACTATGTGCCACAGGCAATACAGGAAATACCGTATTTAATTATCGTGGTAAATGAACATCAGGTTCCCATAGGATTCATGGGAATTGCAGAGCAGCATCTTGAAATGCTCTTCATTTCTGACGTAGAAAGAGGAAAAGGCTTGGGCAGAGAATTGCTTACATTCGGAATGGAAAAATATTCAGTGAATGATCTGGCAGTAAATGAACAAAATCCTCTAGCAAAAGGGTTTTATGAATACATGGGATTTAAAGTGTATAAAAGGACAGAGTGTGATGAACAAGGCAATCCATACCCACTTTTATATATGAAATTGAATTGATCTGTACGATTACACAAACGAATCTGCTAGAATATTCACAGGGTATGGAAAGGCTGTATGTATAGGTCTGAGCCTCCTGATCAAAGATATGGTTCATTCTTATATATAATAGAAAAGGCAATAGAAGAAGATTATGTGCAATCAAGCTTTTGTAGATACCATTGGTCATCAGAATTTTCTGAAACAGGCTTGTAATATGAATGTTATCAAAGGTAGGTGTACAGTTCCCACTGGAGAATCCATTACCTACCCATTTGTTGATATCAGGACTACAAGGAACTCATAGATGAGCATGAATAGATTACTATAAGCAGAATATGCGCAGGAGGATGATGGTGAAAAACAGGAAAAACAGAAAATCCAGTTCTAATGATAAAATCGCATGGGGCCTGATTTTGGGATTTATGGGCGGACTATTATTGGATAATATAGCACTTGGTTTAGTGGTTGGGCTGCTGATTGGCAGCTTGCCTGAATGTATAGAAAAGGGAAAGTAATAAACCAGAATGAAAGAAGGATAACATGGATGAATTTACGATCAATGAAATGAAAGAAATGCAGCTGATTTTGCAAGAGAAATATAAAGATAAATGGGAAGGTATTTCTGTTCTAGCAGGCAGGAACAAGCTGCTTTGGATGATTGGAGAAATAGGCGAAGTCATAGACATCGTAAAAAAGCATGGGGATTTTGAAGCGGCTCATCAGGAAGATATAAGAAAAGATCTAATTGAAGAATTAGCTGATGTTCTAATGTATTATAACGATATTTTGTTGTGTTATGATATATCTTCCGAAGAATTAAAGACAGCATATAAAGAAAAATTCGAAAGAAACATGAAACGCTGGTAAAGGTATGTACTGCACGGCCTCTATACAAGTGCTGTGATAAAGCTAAACAGGAGGAGCAATTTGAAAACACGTATGGAATACACCTGTCCTCTGGAGCTGACGCATGATGTTACAAAAGGTAAATGGAAACCGATTATTCTGTGGCAGCTTGGAAAAGGGCGCCGCTCATTATCTTCCTTGAAAAAAGAAATACTGGGCATCACACAGAAAATGCTGATGGAACAGCTGAAGGAGCTTTTGGAATACGGTATGGTTGAAAAGCATACGTATGCCGGTTATCCGCTGCATGTTGAATATTATCTTACCAAGCGCGGAGAGCATATGCTGGAGGCGATTGCAATCATGCAGGAAATCGGAGTGGAAATGATGCTGGAGGATAACCGTGAGGAATTTTTGAAGGAAAAGGGACTTATATAGTCACAAAAAAGTGGGTAATGTACAAATGCTTCCGATCAGACTACAATGGAGGAAAGGTTGGTGAGTGATATGATGAAAGATTGTGAAGCAACGATTGGCAGGCTGATAGATAAACAGACAACAGCATTTGTCAGCTCCGTGGATCTGGACGGCTTTCCAAACACGAAGGCAATGCTTTCTCCGAGAAAGAGAATCGGTATTCAAACATTTTATTTTACGACAAACACATCCTCCATGCGGGCAGCACAGTACCGAGAAAACCCGAAGGCATGTATTTATTTCTGTGATAAACGCTATTTTCGAGGTGTTATGCTGATAGGAACTGCAGAAATTCTGGAGGATACTAAAAGCAGGGAAATGATATGGAGAGAAGGGGATACCATGTATTATCCTGAGGGAGTAACGGATCCGGATTATTGTGTTTTAAAGATTACTGTAACAAAGGGCAGATATTATTCCAACTTTCATTCGGAAACGTTTGCTGTACCTGCTGTGAAACCGATAACTCCTGAATAATCGATTCCCTGCTGAAATGCAATGGATAAAAGCATATGCCCCAGGGAAATGAAATTCATGGTCGGAAAAGCAGAAGGATATTGCAGGCTGTTACCTACATATGCCTTCAAAGAGCAGAAGCTTCTGTTTCTTCAGCATCAGTAAATGTAAATGCTTTTTGTGGATATATTGATCAGGAGGTGGGCTGTTGCTGGAAACCGGACAAGCGAAATAAAAGGAAAAACCATGTAATGCGTTCGGATTTTATGTATGCCTTTCACAGGAATCGGATATCCGCAGACAATTATGGAAAGGGTTTTGTGCAGATTAGACTGTACATTCCCTTTTTTGTTAAGTATAATCTACATAACAGGCTTTATTGACACAAATGGTCTAGCCTCTTTTGAGGCTAGTGGATCTAAATCTTTTCACGAAGTGATATATCATCACGTTTCCCGTCTAGCCTCAACCTGAGGTTAATGGATCTTAATTCAAGATCGGTACATCTAAATATGAATACAAAGCTTTGTGTTTGCAGTAGCTTTACATAGAATCACCATCTTTGTACCACCCTGATCCGTGGGATGACCAGCTACATCTATTTTATATCCATAACAAAAAGTCATGGATGAGTTACACAAAGAGCTGTTAAAGGTTGCAGGAAGTTCTGGAAAGCTTATGCTTCAGCTGAAAAAACGGCATAGAACGATATGCGTTGAATATAACTCAGCGTAAACTTGTGAAAGTGATTGTTCTTCATGGAAGGGGAAATGGACATGGAGCAGAATTCAAAAGACAGTATAGAGAAAACAAAACAAGGATTCGAAGAAAGCTTCAAAAAAGCAGCATATTATGATATGCAAACACAGGACGCATCACACCTGGAAGCAATCCTGAGTTTTCTACCGATACGTCCGGGCATGAAAATACTGGATCTGGGAACAGGAACAGGTTATCTTTCCTTTGCAATTGCGAAGCGATATCCGGACTGTGAAATATATGGGCTGGATATCGTTGCGGAAACATGATGCAGGAATCGTGATAAAGCAAATGCTTTACATAGGAGAAATCTGCATCTTATATGCTATGAAGGTATAGACTTTCCATTCGAAGCTGTAACCTTTGATATGGTCATAACCCGCTATGCTCTGCATCATTTTCCCGCAATTACGCAAACATTTCAGGAAGTATATCGTGTATTGCGGCAAAAAGGCTGTTTCTTTCTCTACGACCAGCACCCAATGAAGATGATGAAAAACGATTTGTCGATGCTTATATGCAGATGAAAAAGGATGGACATATCAAATTTTATACGCTGTATGAATGGCGGCAGCTTGCAGAGACTGCCGGTTTTACATACCATGATTCTTTTGAAACACAGATCAGATTTCCCAGAAAAATGGATGCTGCGTTCGGATTGGAATGCATTATGAAATCCTTTGATGAAAAGACGGTCAGCGGATATGATATTGAAATACTGCAGGATGAAATCTGGATTACGGAAAAGGTTCAGAATGTGATGTTCCTGAAATAGTGCGCATGCCAAACGCAAGGCGCGTTGTATAGCAGGCAGTAGGGAAGATCATAAACAGGAGGCGATAACGATGGCAAATGAAAATAACATAGATTATGATGGAAAAAGCTTCATTCCAAAGCTTAACAGTGCGAATGGCGAGGTCAGTGAGCAGACTGTATTTCATTACCATCAAAAGGATACTGTCATATGGGCAGAATATGCAGGCGGAGATATCTTGAAGGGATTTCTGATTGGAACTGTGGATGAAGCAGGAATGCTGGACTTTACCTATCAGCACCTGAATATAAAGAAAGAAATCAAAATCGGGAAGTGCCACAGCATACCAGTTGTTCTAAAGGCTAACTGCATAGAATTACATGAGCAGTGGCAGTGGCTCAATGGTGACCACAGTAAGGGAACCTCCATTCTCATAGAAATATAAGAAGCATATGGATAACAGGACGAAAAGGAGAAGGTGAATTATGAATTACGAAAATGCGGAGGGCTGCAGAATCATTCAGGCAGGATTCCAAGAACAGACATTGCAGGTGGTACGTACGATCACCAGAGAAACGATACAGGAAATCTATCCTCACTATTATCCGAAGGGCGCAGTAGATTTTTTTCTCTCACACCATAATGCCGCAGGAATTCGTCAGGACTTGGAAGCCGGCAGTGTTTATCTTTTATTGAATGAGAAGCAGCTTGCCGTCGGTACTGTCACGCTGAAGAATCATGAGATATGCAGGCTGTTTGTTCTGCCGGCACACCAGAAAAAGGGATATGGCCGCAGGCTAATGGATTTTGCAGAGCAGAAAATATTCGAATGTACAGATATCTGTAGATTCGATGCATCACTTCCGGCAAAGGCAATCTATATCAAACGCGGCTACAGGGAAAGTGCATATCATATCATACCGACAGAAAACGGTGATTTCCTATGCTATGATGTGATGCAGAAAACAAAGAATACAGATAAATAAACAGGTGTCGATCGGCATCCTCCACACGATCGTACAGCATGTCATGCAGAAAGCGAATGTGTGGATATACAATTCTGGAATGTATGCAGAACAGATGTGCTGGCACTGGTACATATGGGGAATGCGACTCCATATAGATGCGGCCGTTTAAAAGAAGAACCGCAAAATGCATAAAACTGTCTCTTATACAAAACCCCTTTGATTCATATTACAGAACAACTCTGATTTCGTATATTCGTAGAAAGGATACATAAAACAGATACAAAACAGAGAACATATGCAAATGTTAAAAATCTTTGACAGACTTCCAAACAGTTTTGCTGGAGTAGAAGAAGCCCATATCGTATAAACATTCATGAAAGGAGTCAACATGGAATTAGGAACCGGTTGTTCATATGCTGCAAAGAAAGATTGTGCGCAGCTTGAATGCGGCAATGCTTTCTCGCGTACAGGCCTCGGCTTGGAAATCGCACGGAGTCTACTGGAGCGTATGCATGGCAGCATCTCTGCAGAGTATGCGCAAAATAGGCTGTGCATCTGTATACGGCTGCCAAATACTGCAGAGAAAACACATACCGTGTGAAAGTTTAGCAACAGGGGAAAGCACATGCCGCGGATTCCAAAAAACGGTGCTGTAAGACCTGATAAAGACAACGCGTATGGCAGTAAGGCTTACCGTCAAACAGATAGTGACTGTCATCATGCCTCACAGCTGCATGACGACAGCAGAAGCTGGAATGGTGGAAAGGTCTGTGCTTAACAGATTTTGAATGCAGCATATTTACAGCGGGGCTTCTCTCATCCGCCATGCGTCCAAGCGTTAAAGCCTGTAGCATACGAAATATAACAGGAAAAGGTGGTAATGCGGCGTATTTGCTGTACATTACCTCTTTTGTTTACTATAATTTAGATTAAGGTAGGAATAAACGAGAGCGGTGGATATCATTCCGGCAAATGGTGGAAAAGGACTCGGTGTCAAAAAGGTTCTGGACTATGTTCCGTTCACCAAAGAGGAAGCCATCGCCTTTGGAGATAGTATCAATGACATTGAAATGCTGCAGGCAGTTGGAACCGGCATCGCCATGGACAATGCCAGTCAGGATGTAAAGGCCGTGGCGGATGTAATCTGCGGCAGTGTCAGGGAGGAAGAAATTTACCGGTATTGTAAGGAAAATCACCTGATCTGACAGGCCATCTGCATGATGATTGATTGAATATCAAGGAAAAAAGGAAGTGAAGCTTATGGATGCTTATATACGTGTAGGAATCGGTGTTTTGATTCTTCAAAACGGAAGGCTGCTACTGGGACACCGCGTATGCAATGCAGCGGATACCGGTGGGATTTATGAACCAGATTCCTGGTGTCTTCCGGGTGGAAAGCAGGAATACGGGGAGACGATTTTAGAGGATGCCGTAAGGGAAACAAAAGAGGAAACCAATCTGGATATCAAAGACTTACAGGTGTATTGTGCCGTTGATGATCTGCAGCCGGGTAAGCATTATGTCACCATTCAGGTGATAGCCCGTGCCTGCAGCGGGACGCTTTGTGTTATGGAGCCGGAAAAGCAGGATGTCTGGAAATGGTTTCCAGTCGATCAGCTTCCAAAGAACATATACACGCCTTCAAAAAAATTCATTGATGCTTATTTGAGGACACAGAAACAAGACTATTTACAAGAGGTTCGCAGGAAGGAGACCCTATGAAACAATATGAATATGGTAATGTTGCTTACATAATGAAGGATGTGGTTTTGGCAGTCACGATGGAGCATCGTGATATCATAAATGACTATGCCGTAAAGGGTTACCGGTATGCTGGAATGATACCGACAGAAATCAGTGCAAACGGCTGTATCCGCAGAATCGATCTGATATTTGAAAAGGATGGGATCTTATGAGTGTATACTTTTCGATATGCGTCAGTTTATCCGTAGGTCTGATCCTAGGTGCCGTGGGCGGCGGTGTAAAAAAGAAGCTGATAAAAAAGGACTATACGCAGAAACAAATCGCAAGAAATATCAAATTCATCAGTAAAGCGGCAGGTCTGCTCAAGTATGTCACCTGCCTTGTTCTTTTGCTGGGGCTGCTCTGGTGCAGCTATTATCTCATACTTGGCATTATGGAGCCAAAGATGGCAGAGTATGCAAACAACATGTCGGAGTTGATTGTTGCTGTTCTGAGTGTTATTTCCATCATGTTTGCCTTTGTGGAATTTATCAGAAGAAAAGAGTAAGGGTGTTACTGACAGCCTGTAAAGAAAGGAAGAAGATGTGTGCAGCTATTGTGGGGGCAGGGATGCATATCGGAAGGTAAGGTTTATGATAAAGCAGATTAGAATGCTTTTGGTTGCTCTGTCGGTCATATTTTTTATGACGGCATGTAAGGATACTGCCGGATATACTGCAGTACAAAGCATGTGGAATAAGGATATGCTGTTT
This region includes:
- a CDS encoding GNAT family N-acetyltransferase — encoded protein: MKIMEAIDRNPTLTGQLLEVWESSVKATHLFLSEEEIENIKNYVPQAIQEIPYLIIVVNEHQVPIGFMGIAEQHLEMLFISDVERGKGLGRELLTFGMEKYSVNDLAVNEQNPLAKGFYEYMGFKVYKRTECDEQGNPYPLLYMKLN
- a CDS encoding NUDIX domain-containing protein, with the protein product MDAYIRVGIGVLILQNGRLLLGHRVCNAADTGGIYEPDSWCLPGGKQEYGETILEDAVRETKEETNLDIKDLQVYCAVDDLQPGKHYVTIQVIARACSGTLCVMEPEKQDVWKWFPVDQLPKNIYTPSKKFIDAYLRTQKQDYLQEVRRKETL
- a CDS encoding ATP-binding protein, which gives rise to MELGTGCSYAAKKDCAQLECGNAFSRTGLGLEIARSLLERMHGSISAEYAQNRLCICIRLPNTAEKTHTV
- a CDS encoding GNAT family N-acetyltransferase, producing MNYENAEGCRIIQAGFQEQTLQVVRTITRETIQEIYPHYYPKGAVDFFLSHHNAAGIRQDLEAGSVYLLLNEKQLAVGTVTLKNHEICRLFVLPAHQKKGYGRRLMDFAEQKIFECTDICRFDASLPAKAIYIKRGYRESAYHIIPTENGDFLCYDVMQKTKNTDK
- a CDS encoding polysaccharide deacetylase family protein, which encodes MRQRKLTVILLCILLLLYAGNALVQAFNREDGIPIIGYHHIVPDADKQAFFPNNMWVISLSDFERQMQLLKEEGYHSVTLEDVYAWKMGKKDLDEKSIAITFDDGFYSTTKFAQPVLKRYGFTGSVFVIGSAIDEQHGPYDPKLRQHASHADMQDERVLQYFSHSYDLHHKNADGFRIDQLNDEQLQRDTEQAAKQGSITYYAYPYGKYNKRIQKILKDNGTRLAFGYNENRKAKRSDDSYALPRFNVNAYTRLDVFRAMLESK
- a CDS encoding pyridoxamine 5'-phosphate oxidase family protein, whose product is MSDMMKDCEATIGRLIDKQTTAFVSSVDLDGFPNTKAMLSPRKRIGIQTFYFTTNTSSMRAAQYRENPKACIYFCDKRYFRGVMLIGTAEILEDTKSREMIWREGDTMYYPEGVTDPDYCVLKITVTKGRYYSNFHSETFAVPAVKPITPE
- a CDS encoding helix-turn-helix transcriptional regulator; the protein is MKTRMEYTCPLELTHDVTKGKWKPIILWQLGKGRRSLSSLKKEILGITQKMLMEQLKELLEYGMVEKHTYAGYPLHVEYYLTKRGEHMLEAIAIMQEIGVEMMLEDNREEFLKEKGLI
- a CDS encoding nucleotide pyrophosphohydrolase — encoded protein: MDEFTINEMKEMQLILQEKYKDKWEGISVLAGRNKLLWMIGEIGEVIDIVKKHGDFEAAHQEDIRKDLIEELADVLMYYNDILLCYDISSEELKTAYKEKFERNMKRW
- a CDS encoding n-acetylglutamate synthase, whose protein sequence is MANENNIDYDGKSFIPKLNSANGEVSEQTVFHYHQKDTVIWAEYAGGDILKGFLIGTVDEAGMLDFTYQHLNIKKEIKIGKCHSIPVVLKANCIELHEQWQWLNGDHSKGTSILIEI
- a CDS encoding deaminase produces the protein MDRAVTTLFMLMSVDGKISTGSSDEMDVDKDFPNITGVKEGLHQYYEFEQMSDLWSFNTGRVQQKMGVNEEDFPAKSPVSFVLLDNHHLTEHGIRYFCQLSKEFVLITQNPAHPAFLVKEDNLHIIMQDTLDLAGALKILKEDYGCSRLTVQSGGTLNGLFLRKKLLDYIDIVVAPILIGGKDTATLIDGASITSVDDLHALGVLKLEACDVLKNSYIRLRYKVIN
- a CDS encoding HAD hydrolase family protein, which produces MDIIPANGGKGLGVKKVLDYVPFTKEEAIAFGDSINDIEMLQAVGTGIAMDNASQDVKAVADVICGSVREEEIYRYCKENHLI
- a CDS encoding methyltransferase domain-containing protein gives rise to the protein MDMEQNSKDSIEKTKQGFEESFKKAAYYDMQTQDASHLEAILSFLPIRPGMKILDLGTGTGYLSFAIAKRYPDCEIYGLDIVAET
- a CDS encoding class I SAM-dependent methyltransferase is translated as MHLICYEGIDFPFEAVTFDMVITRYALHHFPAITQTFQEVYRVLRQKGCFFLYDQHPMKMMKNDLSMLICR
- a CDS encoding aldehyde dehydrogenase codes for the protein MEIKGLVKKQRAYFRTQATKDLEIRRNALKKLRSAIRDMEAEIHAALRADLNKSDMEAYMSETGMVLSELTYQLRHIEQWAKPKRVHTPLAQFSAKSWTQFEPYGVVLVMAPWNYPFQLSLEPAIGAIAAGNTVIIKPSAYASATSAIIAKLIRRCFPSEYVAVVEGGRRENTELLEQRFDYIFFTGGVEVGRLVMEKASRYLTPITLELGGKSPCIVDRSANLKLAARRIAFGKFLNAGQTCVAPDYVYVEASVKNEFLAYLQDSLHTFFQGSAMDCATYPKIINKKHFDRLCALMQEGSICMGGAIREETCQIEPTVIENISWDNAIMQEEIFGPLLPILTFTDLDEVIQTLLDKEKPLALYLFSEQKQNQHRVLSALSYGGGCINDTIIHLATSAMGFGGVGQSGMGSYHGYDSFQTFSHCKSIVKKANWIDLPFRYHPYTTCKQRLVRLFLK